GCTTCAAGCAATCCGGTGTCGCCTCCGGTCTCCTTGCCCGCTTCGCCGCTCTCCGGCCGTGTTGACTCGGTGTCGGCCGAGTCAGGGACGGGCGAGGCGGCTGGCGCATTGGGCGAAGACCTGCGTCGGCGTGAGTTTCAGATGATCATCGACACCCTTCGCGCTGAACGCGGTCGTCGCAAGGAAGCCGCCGAGCGTTTGGGCATCAGTCCTCGGACCTTGCGTTACAAGCTGGCGCAGATGCGAGACGCCGGCATGGACGTGGAAGGCTACCTTTTCGCCAGCTGAGTTTTCCTCTCGCAAGACCCTTTCTGTCACCGGGCGGTGATGGCTTCGGATCTGTTGGCGAGAACTCATGCGCCAGAAAGCGGAATGGATTCAGCCGCTGGTCGCCCAACGCCAACAACTTGGCTCCTGCAGATACCCCCAGATGCACCTGCCGCATCCGCCGCGCCTGGTCCCGCGCGCTCAAATGATGTCCTGTTTGCAACGCTCGCAGTACTTTCACATTGGTGTGGCAAGGTGCCACTGTCTGGCTGGCATCGTTGTTGCTAATACTTGGTTAACCGCTGAATCAGTGTCAAAAATTTGCGGGCCTTTTTGAGAGAGACGTCCATGAGCCAAGGTGTTGAATTTAATCGCTTGATGTTGGACATGCGTTCCATGCAGATGGACGCTATGGCCATGCCCAAGGTTGCGCAACAAGCACCCGAAGTCGGCGCAAGCAGCTTTTCCGACATGCTCGGTATGGCCGTGAACAAGGTCAACGATACCCAACAAGCCTCTAACCAATTGTCCAGCG
The DNA window shown above is from Pseudomonas sp. BSw22131 and carries:
- the fliE gene encoding flagellar hook-basal body complex protein FliE, with protein sequence MSQGVEFNRLMLDMRSMQMDAMAMPKVAQQAPEVGASSFSDMLGMAVNKVNDTQQASNQLSSAFEMGKSGVDLTDVMISSQKASVSFQALSQVRNKLVQAYQDIMQMPV